From the genome of Psychrilyobacter atlanticus DSM 19335, one region includes:
- a CDS encoding SoxR reducing system RseC family protein, with translation MENKGIVRKIEEKNLYIELFRDSSCAHCSGCGQKDKTIADLYQYELNEDIKVNVGDLITFEINNKFILNLALLIYILPVILMILSYIIAAKLGASEGQGIFVSFATLVISFLGFYFYDKKSGSKLIKEEISIKEVVPADEIKITSCGPKE, from the coding sequence TTGGAAAATAAAGGTATTGTTAGAAAAATTGAAGAAAAAAACTTATATATAGAACTATTTAGAGACAGCTCTTGTGCTCATTGCTCTGGGTGCGGGCAGAAAGATAAAACTATCGCTGACCTATATCAATATGAACTCAATGAGGATATCAAAGTTAATGTAGGAGACCTAATAACCTTTGAGATAAACAATAAATTCATCTTGAATTTAGCTCTTCTCATCTATATCCTCCCTGTAATTTTAATGATTCTAAGCTATATCATAGCTGCTAAATTAGGCGCCAGTGAAGGACAAGGAATCTTTGTCAGTTTCGCTACCTTGGTAATCTCATTTTTAGGTTTTTATTTTTACGATAAAAAAAGTGGAAGTAAATTGATCAAAGAGGAGATCTCTATCAAGGAAGTTGTCCCTGCCGATGAGATAAAAATTACTAGTTGTGGTCCTAAAGAATAA
- a CDS encoding tetratricopeptide repeat protein, which yields MEDKIFEIAKIYKITFKELGCKGITSTYLTKIKKGQNSFKEKHIPLLVDSFNRIFQERNINKIITMEELYITPQQELDKLVDESLIDKTIYSKEKQEEIENFGREKEVHSCKYRYIIAKYNQKIGKEEEALKIYYNLLNHFPCFSFFYSILIEIIRLEKAELTYEIYLKYQKKTDKAPYKTKALLAYNTGVSLLETKKWSKAITCFEVLIEMEKITKHYYHSYNNLGICYQKLGKYEKAIEFFKKSVSDPLNYNDLEICYTNIISCAKEMKNEILIKITVNKLEKILKELQNKTLYQTYWNLGLSYLYLGEKKEAIVAFEKEISFPLDLNHHHFSPTKYLDSIKQLVLLYGHQPLKQQNLIKIICEIPKQIMCYDFSMYILKFYFNNNMEYEASLLIKSINL from the coding sequence ATGGAAGATAAAATATTTGAAATAGCCAAAATATATAAAATAACTTTTAAAGAACTGGGATGTAAAGGGATTACCTCTACTTATCTCACTAAAATAAAAAAAGGGCAAAATTCTTTTAAAGAAAAACATATCCCCCTGTTGGTTGATTCTTTTAATAGAATTTTTCAGGAAAGAAATATAAATAAGATTATTACTATGGAAGAGCTGTATATCACTCCCCAGCAGGAACTGGATAAATTAGTTGATGAAAGCTTGATAGATAAAACAATCTATTCCAAAGAAAAACAAGAAGAAATAGAGAATTTTGGAAGAGAGAAAGAAGTTCACAGCTGTAAATATCGGTATATTATAGCCAAATATAATCAAAAGATAGGCAAGGAAGAAGAAGCTTTAAAGATCTATTATAACCTGTTAAATCACTTCCCTTGCTTTAGTTTTTTTTATTCCATTCTAATTGAGATAATTCGTTTGGAAAAAGCAGAGCTTACCTATGAAATATATCTGAAATATCAAAAGAAAACCGATAAAGCGCCATATAAAACAAAAGCACTCTTAGCTTATAATACCGGAGTAAGTCTTTTAGAAACTAAAAAATGGAGTAAAGCTATTACGTGTTTTGAGGTTCTTATTGAGATGGAAAAAATTACAAAACATTACTATCATTCCTACAATAACCTAGGTATTTGTTATCAAAAATTAGGTAAATATGAAAAAGCCATTGAATTCTTTAAGAAAAGTGTTAGCGACCCATTAAATTATAATGATTTAGAAATTTGTTATACTAACATTATTTCTTGTGCTAAAGAAATGAAAAATGAAATACTGATAAAAATTACTGTTAATAAACTTGAAAAGATCCTTAAAGAATTACAAAACAAAACTTTATATCAAACTTATTGGAATTTAGGGCTATCTTATCTATATTTAGGTGAGAAAAAGGAAGCTATTGTTGCTTTTGAAAAGGAAATTTCATTCCCTTTAGATCTTAACCATCATCACTTTAGTCCTACTAAATATTTAGACTCTATAAAGCAGCTTGTTTTACTCTATGGTCATCAGCCATTAAAACAACAAAACTTAATAAAAATAATTTGTGAAATACCAAAACAAATCATGTGTTACGACTTTTCTATGTATATATTAAAATTTTATTTTAATAACAATATGGAATATGAAGCATCGCTTCTAATTAAAAGTATTAATTTATAA
- a CDS encoding NCS2 family permease, translating into MLERMFKLTERKTSVKQEVIGGLTTFMTMSYIIFVNPSIMADTGMDKGALITITCLSAAIGSLIAAFWANAPLGLAPGMGLNAFFTYTLVIGKGIPWETALGVVFISGLFFLIMSIGGIRERIAQAIPVELKIASTAGIGLFIAFIGLKSMGLIVANPATFVSLGKFTPTVVLGVIGIMVSALLELRNVKGGMLIGMITTTVLGMMIGVVELPTQIMSMPPSIAPIAFKLDILGALQFALIGPIFSFMFVDLFDSLGTLIACAKEMGMEDEDGNILSLGRMIHTDVASTIVGSVLGSSTVTTLSETTAGIAAGARTGLASVVIGILFLLSLLFTPIVGIVPAYATAPALIIVGIYMFKNLKELNLHDFKTALPVFATVIMMPLTYSISTGLSFGFLSFIVVHVGTGEYNKVSPVLWAIGGLSLLSLVV; encoded by the coding sequence ATGTTGGAAAGAATGTTTAAATTAACCGAAAGAAAAACTTCGGTAAAGCAAGAGGTTATTGGGGGACTTACTACATTTATGACTATGTCATATATTATATTTGTAAACCCTTCAATAATGGCAGATACAGGGATGGATAAAGGAGCTCTTATTACTATTACATGTTTAAGTGCCGCAATAGGTAGTTTGATAGCAGCTTTTTGGGCAAATGCACCATTAGGATTAGCACCAGGAATGGGACTTAACGCATTTTTTACATATACATTGGTTATTGGAAAGGGAATACCTTGGGAAACAGCATTGGGAGTCGTATTTATATCTGGATTATTCTTCTTAATTATGTCTATTGGTGGGATAAGAGAGAGGATAGCTCAGGCAATTCCAGTAGAACTAAAGATAGCTTCTACAGCTGGAATAGGACTTTTCATAGCTTTTATAGGACTAAAGAGTATGGGACTTATAGTAGCTAACCCGGCAACATTTGTATCTCTCGGTAAATTTACTCCTACAGTTGTTTTAGGAGTGATAGGAATAATGGTATCGGCTCTCTTAGAGCTTAGAAATGTAAAGGGTGGAATGTTGATCGGGATGATCACTACGACTGTTTTAGGGATGATGATAGGGGTAGTTGAGCTTCCTACACAGATAATGTCTATGCCGCCGTCAATAGCACCTATTGCGTTTAAATTAGATATATTAGGAGCTTTACAATTTGCGTTGATCGGGCCTATATTCTCATTTATGTTTGTAGACCTGTTTGATTCATTGGGAACTCTTATTGCCTGTGCAAAGGAGATGGGAATGGAAGATGAAGACGGGAATATCCTATCTCTAGGTAGAATGATCCATACAGATGTAGCCTCTACAATAGTAGGGTCAGTATTGGGATCTAGTACAGTTACCACGTTATCAGAGACTACAGCAGGGATAGCAGCAGGAGCCAGAACAGGGTTAGCTTCAGTTGTCATCGGAATATTATTCTTACTTTCACTGTTATTTACACCGATTGTAGGGATTGTACCGGCTTATGCTACAGCACCAGCTCTTATTATTGTTGGAATCTATATGTTTAAAAATCTGAAGGAATTGAATCTTCATGATTTTAAAACGGCACTACCTGTGTTTGCAACAGTTATCATGATGCCTCTTACATATAGTATCAGTACAGGACTTAGTTTTGGATTCTTATCATTTATAGTAGTCCATGTAGGAACAGGGGAATATAATAAAGTTTCTCCGGTTTTATGGGCTATAGGGGGACTTTCACTTCTAAGTTTAGTGGTATAA
- the yfcE gene encoding phosphodiesterase, with protein MKIFVMSDIHGSIYYLEKALECFKMEEADYILILGDILYHGPRNPLPTDYNPKLVAEKLNLYKDKIIATRGNCDSEVDQMLLEFPIMSDFTNLFLGGKRIFATHGHLFTEGKLPIGKGDILISGHTHLPLAEKKDIFIFNPGSITLPKGGNSNSYGILTSSSWNIKDLDGQIFKSIEY; from the coding sequence ATGAAAATATTTGTTATGTCAGACATACATGGTTCAATATACTACCTAGAAAAAGCATTGGAATGTTTTAAAATGGAGGAGGCCGATTACATCCTGATATTAGGAGATATCCTTTATCATGGACCACGTAATCCTCTTCCTACAGATTACAACCCAAAGTTAGTTGCTGAAAAATTGAACTTATACAAAGACAAGATCATAGCTACGAGAGGAAACTGTGACAGTGAGGTAGACCAAATGCTTTTAGAATTTCCTATTATGAGTGATTTCACTAATTTGTTTTTAGGAGGCAAACGTATCTTTGCTACCCATGGTCACCTCTTTACAGAGGGAAAACTTCCCATAGGTAAGGGAGATATCCTGATCTCAGGACACACCCACCTGCCATTGGCAGAAAAAAAGGATATCTTTATATTTAATCCAGGGTCTATTACCCTTCCCAAAGGAGGAAATTCCAATTCATATGGAATTTTAACTTCTTCCTCTTGGAATATTAAAGATTTGGATGGTCAAA
- a CDS encoding CPBP family intramembrane glutamic endopeptidase, which yields MEQIIEQKKASTFITLFLFFVFSAVGVVIAYMITDNDDLIGIIAYTVTFLVLLCYFQLKKGVLEDINFKIRELEVLKILKILFYCIIFFIMSNFVYWILSTYTHLKFYNETENLKPYSKTHLGQLIFFVSLTIFPAVVEEIVFRGVLFKNLIFRYGLKVAILATCIIFSFIHGLSDGLNIFLSGGTFYIAYIYYKEKNILYPIIFHGVSNFMSLFPRINYISGDSPNKFIFLFMFALPFILRKLYQIFILEKNSFKF from the coding sequence ATGGAACAAATTATTGAACAAAAAAAAGCATCGACCTTTATAACTTTATTTTTATTCTTCGTTTTTAGCGCTGTTGGTGTTGTTATCGCTTATATGATAACTGATAATGACGATTTAATAGGTATTATTGCTTATACAGTAACTTTTTTAGTTTTACTTTGTTATTTTCAATTAAAAAAAGGAGTCTTAGAAGATATTAATTTTAAAATCCGAGAATTAGAAGTTTTAAAAATCCTTAAAATCTTATTTTACTGTATTATTTTTTTTATTATGTCAAATTTCGTGTACTGGATTTTATCGACCTACACTCATTTAAAATTTTATAACGAAACTGAAAATTTAAAGCCTTATAGTAAAACTCATCTTGGTCAGTTAATTTTTTTTGTTTCTTTAACTATTTTTCCTGCTGTGGTAGAAGAAATAGTCTTTAGAGGGGTCCTTTTTAAAAATTTAATTTTTAGATATGGTTTAAAAGTAGCTATTTTAGCTACATGTATTATTTTTAGTTTTATTCATGGTCTTTCTGATGGGTTAAATATTTTTTTAAGTGGCGGTACTTTTTATATAGCTTATATATACTATAAAGAAAAAAACATATTGTATCCTATTATTTTTCATGGAGTTTCTAACTTCATGTCTCTTTTTCCAAGAATTAATTATATTTCTGGCGACTCACCAAATAAATTTATTTTTCTATTTATGTTTGCACTACCCTTTATATTAAGAAAACTATATCAAATTTTTATACTAGAAAAAAATAGCTTTAAATTTTAA
- a CDS encoding MFS transporter: protein MKNYWLYFGCRIASILGGSLQNAIIPIVILEGTRSGGALGSVLGVQEVLLLLTSFIAGFIADKFNRKYIMIICDLINAALLGGYILLAQGDISYLFALIFIQNSVNKLFFAASATIFSQIVKSKDLLKRKSVMKTVIRIINISAPPIGIFLYTKLGLNFILTINLISFLVSGILEFFIRYKSHLTKQNKREKLNIIKEYKEPLVYIKDSNSSFKGLILFILSINFFFNPIVSVVFPFIITSYLKLPVIFLGYTMSSSAIGCIVGGGILARYTEKFELGGKFWKKMVVINFITFAGIPISLYIFSNNLLLCQLSIVSLFSIFGATNIIYVETLFVYFEIIIPHKIKGRAFSLIEIFGSILTPIGYFLVAGIIDKVNPFYLSLIACGLCFIFYSIVVVRRLDLKEIKINLEKAI from the coding sequence ATGAAAAATTATTGGTTATATTTTGGGTGTAGGATAGCTTCAATTTTAGGAGGATCATTACAAAATGCTATTATTCCCATTGTAATCTTAGAGGGAACGAGGTCTGGTGGAGCACTGGGTTCTGTTTTAGGTGTACAAGAAGTGTTACTTTTATTAACTTCATTTATAGCAGGGTTTATAGCAGATAAATTTAATAGGAAATATATAATGATCATTTGTGATCTAATAAATGCAGCTTTATTAGGTGGATACATACTCTTAGCTCAAGGAGATATAAGCTACCTTTTTGCTCTTATTTTTATACAAAATTCAGTGAACAAACTTTTCTTTGCAGCTTCTGCAACTATTTTTAGTCAAATTGTAAAAAGTAAAGACTTGTTAAAGAGAAAATCAGTTATGAAAACTGTGATTAGAATCATAAATATCTCAGCTCCACCTATAGGAATTTTTCTTTATACGAAACTAGGATTAAACTTTATTCTAACTATTAATCTAATATCATTTCTAGTCTCTGGGATTTTAGAATTTTTTATTAGGTATAAGTCACATTTAACAAAACAAAACAAAAGAGAAAAGCTAAATATTATTAAAGAATATAAAGAACCATTGGTATATATAAAAGATTCTAATTCGAGTTTTAAAGGTCTTATATTGTTTATACTATCTATAAATTTCTTTTTTAATCCTATAGTATCAGTTGTTTTTCCATTTATTATTACCAGCTACCTAAAACTTCCTGTAATATTTTTAGGGTATACTATGTCTAGTTCTGCAATAGGATGTATTGTAGGAGGAGGAATATTAGCTAGATACACTGAAAAATTTGAATTGGGAGGGAAGTTCTGGAAAAAAATGGTTGTAATTAATTTTATAACTTTCGCAGGCATCCCTATCTCACTGTATATTTTCAGCAATAATTTACTGTTATGTCAGTTAAGTATAGTCAGCTTATTTTCTATCTTTGGGGCAACTAATATTATATATGTTGAAACTTTGTTTGTATATTTTGAGATAATAATACCCCATAAAATAAAAGGCAGAGCTTTTTCATTGATAGAGATATTTGGGTCTATTTTAACTCCTATTGGCTATTTTTTAGTAGCAGGAATTATAGACAAAGTTAATCCATTTTATTTATCTCTTATAGCCTGTGGCTTATGTTTTATTTTTTACTCTATTGTAGTGGTAAGGAGGTTGGATTTGAAAGAAATAAAAATAAATTTAGAAAAAGCTATATAG
- the galE gene encoding UDP-glucose 4-epimerase GalE, which produces MKILVTGGAGYIGSHTVIELLKENYEVVIADNFSNSNPKVLDRIKEISGKDFKFYEIDLLDKENLNKVFVENEIDAVIHFAGYKAVGESVAKPIEYYHNNLTTTFVLCEVMKNHGVKKIVFSSSATVYGLNNTSPLLETMPLSATNPYGSTKLMIEQILNDLYISDDQWGIALLRYFNPIGAHESGRIGENPNGIPNNLMPYITQVAVGKREKLSVFGSDYNTHDGTGVRDYIHVIDLAIGHIRALERFKDKTGVEAYNLGTGDGISVLDLVNTFMKVNNVKIPYELVERRAGDVATCYANSEKALKELNWKTEKTLEDMCRDSWKWQSNNPEGY; this is translated from the coding sequence ATGAAAATATTAGTAACTGGAGGAGCTGGATACATTGGTTCCCACACAGTGATAGAATTATTAAAAGAAAACTATGAGGTAGTTATTGCAGATAATTTTTCCAACAGTAATCCAAAGGTATTGGACAGGATAAAAGAAATTTCAGGTAAAGATTTTAAATTTTATGAGATCGACCTATTAGATAAAGAAAATTTGAACAAAGTATTTGTAGAAAATGAGATAGATGCTGTAATTCATTTTGCAGGATATAAAGCAGTAGGAGAATCGGTAGCCAAGCCTATCGAATACTACCACAACAATCTGACAACTACATTTGTTCTGTGTGAAGTAATGAAAAACCATGGCGTTAAGAAGATCGTCTTCAGTTCATCTGCAACTGTATATGGATTAAATAATACATCACCGCTACTAGAAACTATGCCATTAAGTGCTACAAACCCATATGGTAGTACAAAACTTATGATTGAGCAGATCTTAAATGACCTGTATATCTCTGATGATCAGTGGGGAATTGCCCTTCTAAGATATTTTAATCCTATTGGAGCTCATGAAAGTGGAAGGATTGGGGAAAATCCAAATGGTATTCCAAACAACTTAATGCCTTATATTACTCAGGTAGCTGTAGGAAAAAGAGAAAAATTAAGTGTATTTGGATCTGACTATAATACCCATGACGGAACTGGAGTCCGTGACTATATTCATGTCATTGATCTAGCTATTGGTCATATCAGAGCACTGGAAAGATTCAAAGATAAAACTGGTGTAGAAGCATATAACTTAGGGACTGGAGACGGGATCAGTGTTCTAGATCTAGTAAATACATTTATGAAAGTAAATAATGTAAAGATCCCATATGAATTAGTCGAAAGAAGAGCTGGAGATGTGGCTACTTGTTACGCTAACTCTGAAAAAGCTCTAAAAGAACTAAACTGGAAAACTGAAAAAACTTTAGAAGATATGTGCAGGGATTCATGGAAATGGCAGTCTAATAACCCAGAGGGATATTAA